From Coffea arabica cultivar ET-39 chromosome 10e, Coffea Arabica ET-39 HiFi, whole genome shotgun sequence, one genomic window encodes:
- the LOC113711387 gene encoding uncharacterized protein — MVESLGLPTSKHPHPYRLQWLSENGKVRVYKQVRLPFSIGKYCDEVICNVVPMHATHVILGRPWQFDKHVTFDGRSNKYTLLHNGKRMVLTPLTPSQVYEDQLKLQRECDLDRQKRKLKGAESGNCSTSKLEHSAKEKNVVPSVTNDQTLVKSNTRKQNMIIKAKNVRKIVHSNKPLLLVICKHVLLNVDELNKALPSSVVALLQEFEDVFPDEIPDGLPPIRGIEHQIDLIPGAPLSNKPAYRMGPEETKCNSPTFP; from the coding sequence ATGGTGGAGAGCTTAGGGCTACCTACATCCAAACATCCGCATCCCTATCGACTTCAATGGCTAAGTGAAAATGGTAAAGTCCGCGTCTACAagcaggtacgtcttcctttctcaaTTGGAAAGTATTGTGATGAAGTCATATGCAATGTTGTCCCTATGCATGCTACTCATGTTATACTAGGAAGAccatggcaatttgataagcatgttacttttgatggtagGTCTAATAAATATACCCTTTTACACAATGGTAAAAGGATGGTTTTAACACCTCTCACACCTTCACAAGTGTAcgaggaccaacttaagttgcaaagggaatgtgacttagaccgccAAAAGAGAAAGCTAAAAggggccgaatctggaaattgctcaaCCTCGAAActtgagcattcggccaaggaaAAAAATGTTGTCCCTAGTGTTACAAATGACCAAACATTAGTTAAGTCAAACACTAGGAAACAAAatatgataatcaaggctaagaaCGTTCGAAAAATTGTGCATTCTAATAAGCCTTTGTTACTTGTGATATGTAAACATGtgctcttgaatgttgatgaactcaataaggcattgccttcgagtgtAGTTGCTTTGttacaggaatttgaggatgtgtttcctgatgagatCCCTGATGGATTACCACCCATccgagggattgagcatcaaatagacCTTATTCCTGGAGCACCTTTAtccaacaaacctgcctaccgaATGGGTCCGGAAGAGACTaaatgtaacagccccactttcccctaa